A region of Kribbella sp. NBC_01245 DNA encodes the following proteins:
- a CDS encoding DNA-3-methyladenine glycosylase family protein, whose amino-acid sequence MTSVMASMTRRWVPGRPVDPQLLIGSLRRGAGDPTYRFDRDTRTVWRATRAPDGPVLLRLTPYGALGEIEAEAWGPGAAWALDGVPELLGDADSWDGFEPRHDVLAQAARRFAYFRVPRTRAVFEAMAAAGIEQVVTGKEAFRAWRVLVKTYGEPAPGSAASEALWVPPTPEQWRLIPSWMWLRAGVDGRRSRVVITAATRAKALERTLTMASASDVERALRSLPGVGVWTAAEVRQRAHGDADAFSFADYHVSRNVSYALTGEELDDDATAELIEPYRGHRYRVQRLLELSGPGHPRYGPRMSLPRHTPGATHRLR is encoded by the coding sequence GTGACTTCGGTGATGGCTTCGATGACGCGGCGGTGGGTGCCGGGGCGGCCGGTCGACCCGCAGCTGCTGATCGGGTCGTTGCGACGGGGTGCGGGCGATCCGACCTACCGGTTCGACCGCGATACCCGCACGGTCTGGCGCGCGACGCGGGCGCCGGACGGCCCGGTCCTGCTCCGCCTCACGCCGTACGGCGCACTGGGGGAGATCGAGGCGGAGGCCTGGGGGCCCGGCGCGGCCTGGGCGTTGGACGGTGTGCCCGAGCTGCTGGGTGATGCCGACAGCTGGGACGGGTTCGAGCCGCGGCATGACGTGCTGGCCCAGGCGGCCCGCCGGTTCGCGTACTTCCGCGTCCCTCGCACCCGGGCCGTTTTCGAGGCGATGGCCGCCGCCGGTATCGAACAGGTCGTCACGGGCAAAGAAGCCTTCCGGGCTTGGCGTGTGCTGGTGAAGACGTACGGCGAACCGGCACCGGGCTCTGCTGCTTCGGAGGCGCTGTGGGTGCCGCCGACGCCGGAGCAGTGGCGGTTGATCCCGTCGTGGATGTGGTTGCGCGCGGGCGTTGATGGTCGACGGTCTCGCGTCGTGATCACGGCGGCTACTCGGGCCAAGGCGCTCGAACGTACTTTGACAATGGCTTCCGCCTCCGACGTTGAGCGGGCCCTGCGGTCATTGCCGGGCGTCGGTGTTTGGACTGCCGCGGAGGTACGACAACGCGCGCACGGCGACGCGGACGCCTTCTCCTTCGCCGACTACCACGTCTCGCGCAACGTCTCGTACGCCCTGACCGGCGAAGAACTCGACGACGACGCCACCGCCGAACTCATCGAGCCCTACCGAGGCCACCGCTACCGCGTCCAGCGCCTCCTAGAACTCTCCGGCCCTGGTCATCCCCGCTACGGCCCGCGAATGAGTCTGCCCAGGCACACCCCTGGCGCGACACACCGATTGCGCTGA
- the otsB gene encoding trehalose-phosphatase, which produces MSTPELKTVAGRTGWEAIIADPGSAVLGTDFDGTLSPLVSDPAMSRPTEGALDALARLSRSLRQVAIVTGRPALVATELSGATAHGGLGSLVVLGHYGLERWDATTGSVTSDPVPAGVETARARLPELLASLGHPDAFIEDKGASLAVHTRRMDAPDEAFQELRGPLGGLAEGVGLRLEPGNLVLELRPPGVDKGVALRRLVGETGARSVLYAGDDLGDLAAFAAIDAMRADGLNAVLVAARSSGAAELIEAADIVVDDPAGVVTVFIALADAIAARG; this is translated from the coding sequence ATGAGCACACCCGAGCTGAAGACGGTCGCCGGGCGGACCGGCTGGGAGGCGATCATCGCCGACCCGGGTTCCGCCGTATTGGGCACCGACTTCGATGGCACGCTCTCGCCGCTCGTCTCCGACCCCGCGATGTCGCGCCCGACCGAGGGCGCGCTGGATGCCCTGGCCCGGTTGAGCCGGTCGCTACGGCAGGTCGCGATCGTCACCGGCAGACCCGCGCTCGTGGCCACCGAGCTGTCGGGTGCAACGGCTCACGGCGGTCTGGGATCGCTTGTGGTGCTTGGGCATTACGGGCTTGAGCGGTGGGACGCGACGACTGGTTCGGTGACCAGCGACCCGGTTCCGGCCGGGGTCGAGACGGCCCGGGCGCGGTTGCCCGAGTTGCTGGCCTCGTTGGGACATCCCGACGCCTTCATCGAGGACAAGGGCGCGTCGCTCGCTGTCCATACCCGGCGGATGGATGCGCCGGACGAGGCATTCCAGGAGTTGCGCGGGCCGCTTGGCGGGTTGGCCGAGGGGGTCGGGCTTCGGCTTGAACCGGGCAATCTCGTGCTTGAGCTGCGACCGCCGGGCGTGGATAAGGGTGTGGCGTTGCGCCGACTGGTGGGCGAGACCGGTGCGCGCTCGGTGCTGTACGCCGGGGACGACCTGGGCGACCTGGCCGCGTTCGCCGCGATCGACGCCATGCGGGCGGATGGGCTCAACGCCGTACTGGTGGCGGCTCGTTCGTCCGGCGCGGCGGAGTTGATCGAGGCGGCCGACATCGTGGTGGATGATCCGGCCGGCGTGGTCACCGTCTTCATCGCGCTTGCGGACGCTATTGCCGCCCGCGGCTGA
- a CDS encoding LytR C-terminal domain-containing protein, whose protein sequence is MAPAGGSRTRDQRGQVLSSLVAVAAVVAIVAGLLFLFGTRGTESAAKPPPAPSTAVSTATVSVTPPIKAASTPSPTPTASVPVDKRPPVEVYNNTRRKGLAEQVAERARAEGWKVVGADNWKGKIVTSTVYFPPGMQAEAQQLATSLAIPRIKDALENMKADRLTVILTADYLGR, encoded by the coding sequence ATGGCACCGGCCGGTGGTTCCCGCACCCGCGACCAGCGGGGTCAGGTCCTCTCGTCCCTGGTCGCGGTCGCCGCGGTGGTGGCGATCGTGGCGGGACTGCTCTTCCTTTTCGGCACCCGCGGCACCGAGAGTGCCGCCAAACCGCCGCCCGCACCTTCCACTGCGGTGAGTACGGCGACCGTGTCCGTCACGCCTCCGATCAAGGCCGCCAGCACGCCGTCGCCGACTCCGACCGCGAGTGTTCCGGTCGACAAGCGTCCGCCCGTCGAGGTCTACAACAACACTCGTCGCAAGGGTCTGGCCGAGCAGGTCGCCGAGCGTGCCCGGGCTGAAGGCTGGAAGGTCGTCGGCGCCGACAACTGGAAGGGCAAGATCGTCACCAGCACGGTCTACTTCCCGCCGGGGATGCAGGCCGAGGCCCAGCAGCTGGCGACGTCCCTGGCCATCCCCCGGATCAAGGACGCCCTCGAGAACATGAAGGCCGACCGGCTGACCGTGATCCTCACCGCGGACTACCTCGGTCGATGA
- a CDS encoding DUF3263 domain-containing protein, whose amino-acid sequence MDSANAAAADTAAQQAIEGLSERDGAILGFERHWWKYAGAKEQAIRDQFQMSATRYYQVLNALIDRPEALAHDPLLVKRLRRLRAARQRARSARRLGIEV is encoded by the coding sequence ATGGACAGCGCGAACGCAGCAGCCGCCGACACCGCAGCTCAGCAGGCCATCGAGGGCCTGTCCGAGCGCGACGGCGCTATCCTGGGTTTCGAGCGCCACTGGTGGAAGTACGCCGGCGCCAAAGAGCAGGCCATCCGGGACCAGTTCCAGATGTCCGCCACCCGGTACTACCAGGTCCTGAACGCGTTGATCGACCGCCCGGAAGCCCTCGCGCACGACCCGTTGCTGGTCAAGCGCCTGCGCCGCCTGCGGGCCGCCCGCCAGCGGGCCCGCTCGGCGCGCCGTCTCGGGATCGAAGTCTGA
- a CDS encoding amidase, whose translation MTATRPFPASSDRVGASAQVEALQARLEEIDPLVRAVCTPNPAARADAARLDEEYAAGRARSPLHGVPVLVKDNIDTAGLPTTAGSNALASQPPPAYDAPLVQRLRAAGCLILGKTNLSEWANFRGASSTSGWSAYGGLTRNPYALNRSAGGSSSGSGAAVAAGLAELAIGTETNGSIVCPAALNGVVGIKPTVGLIPQQGIVPISHSQDTAGPMARTVRAAATLLSVLATNGGSGIDYAAVCVDDGLAGKRIGVPRGSAWGYSRGLDRVSEQALALLSRAGATIVDGLSLPTPSQDEQLLVPCHELKTGMAAYLATRAEGGPRTLADLIAYNRAHADTELRHFGQELFEQSEQTKGLDDPAYVAARMSGLRTGRDGIDNLLKEHELDALVMPAYSPAWTIDLVNGDNVLGSSSTHAALAGYPLVCVPSGLVEGLPVGLLFSGTAGSDATLIQLAHAFETIRVATHGPFPLPEFRPWT comes from the coding sequence GTGACCGCGACCCGACCGTTCCCCGCCTCGTCCGACCGGGTCGGTGCGAGCGCTCAAGTCGAGGCGTTGCAGGCCCGGCTGGAGGAGATCGACCCCCTGGTCCGAGCGGTCTGTACGCCGAATCCGGCCGCGCGCGCCGACGCCGCCCGGCTCGACGAGGAGTACGCCGCGGGCCGCGCCCGGAGCCCGCTCCACGGCGTCCCGGTGCTGGTCAAGGACAACATCGACACCGCGGGCCTTCCCACCACCGCCGGCTCGAACGCCCTCGCGAGCCAACCGCCGCCGGCGTACGACGCTCCCCTGGTCCAGCGCCTGCGCGCCGCGGGTTGCCTCATCCTCGGCAAGACCAACCTCAGCGAATGGGCCAACTTCCGCGGCGCGAGCTCGACCTCCGGCTGGAGCGCGTACGGCGGCCTGACCCGCAACCCGTACGCGTTGAACCGGTCCGCGGGCGGTTCCTCCAGCGGCTCGGGCGCGGCGGTCGCGGCCGGATTGGCCGAGCTGGCCATCGGCACCGAGACGAACGGGTCGATCGTCTGCCCGGCCGCCCTGAACGGGGTCGTCGGCATCAAACCCACCGTCGGGTTGATCCCGCAGCAGGGCATCGTCCCGATCTCGCACTCCCAGGACACCGCGGGCCCGATGGCGAGAACCGTCCGGGCTGCCGCGACTCTCCTTTCCGTGCTCGCAACAAACGGTGGGAGCGGCATCGACTACGCCGCCGTCTGTGTAGATGACGGGCTCGCCGGCAAGCGCATCGGCGTACCGAGAGGCAGTGCGTGGGGCTACTCCCGCGGGCTCGACCGCGTCAGCGAGCAAGCCCTCGCGCTGCTCTCCCGCGCGGGCGCCACCATCGTGGACGGGCTGAGCCTGCCGACGCCGAGCCAGGACGAGCAATTACTAGTGCCCTGCCACGAGCTCAAGACCGGCATGGCGGCCTATCTCGCCACCCGCGCCGAGGGCGGACCGCGCACGCTCGCGGACCTCATCGCCTACAACCGGGCGCACGCCGACACGGAACTGCGGCACTTCGGCCAGGAGTTGTTCGAGCAGTCCGAACAGACCAAGGGCCTGGACGATCCGGCGTACGTCGCGGCCAGGATGTCGGGCCTGCGGACCGGCCGCGACGGCATCGACAACCTGCTCAAGGAGCACGAGCTCGACGCCCTCGTGATGCCCGCCTACTCGCCGGCTTGGACGATCGATCTCGTCAACGGTGACAACGTCCTGGGCAGCTCGTCGACGCACGCGGCGCTGGCCGGTTATCCCCTGGTCTGCGTGCCGTCCGGTCTGGTCGAGGGCCTCCCGGTCGGCCTGCTCTTCAGCGGTACGGCGGGCAGCGACGCCACGCTGATCCAGCTCGCGCACGCCTTCGAGACGATCCGCGTCGCCACGCACGGCCCCTTCCCACTACCGGAGTTCAGACCATGGACGTAG
- a CDS encoding Gfo/Idh/MocA family protein produces MDVVRWGIVATGNISGSFTKDLALLPDAEVTAVASRSMAAADRFAETHGIAQRFDDYRALIDSKAVDVLYIGTPHPQHYAVARAALDAGIAVLCEKPITLNARQGRDLVELSRRTGTLFAEAMWMRTDPVIQAYFEDLRSGVIGEPLQVLADFGFFKPQLPERLLRPDLGGGALLDLGIYPATFAYMVLGKPEAMTAMAQLSDEGVDLVTSMIWKYPAAMASLTCGMTAQLPWIASVSGAEGSLMLPGRWHHPDHYVRRTAAGDEQIAVPKSGLGYHYEAAEVMRSLRAGLFECPAFPHDETIDILELLDEARRQTGVVYPGDDEYLGG; encoded by the coding sequence ATGGACGTAGTCCGCTGGGGCATCGTTGCCACTGGCAACATCTCGGGATCCTTCACGAAGGACCTCGCGCTACTGCCGGACGCCGAGGTGACCGCGGTCGCGTCCCGGTCGATGGCCGCCGCGGACCGGTTCGCCGAGACGCACGGCATCGCCCAGCGCTTCGACGACTATCGCGCGCTGATCGACTCGAAGGCCGTCGACGTGCTCTACATCGGTACGCCGCATCCGCAGCACTACGCGGTCGCCCGGGCCGCGCTCGACGCCGGCATCGCCGTACTGTGCGAGAAACCGATCACGCTCAACGCCCGGCAGGGCCGCGATCTGGTCGAGCTGTCGCGTCGTACCGGCACGTTGTTCGCCGAGGCGATGTGGATGCGGACGGATCCCGTCATCCAGGCGTACTTCGAGGACCTCCGCAGCGGCGTGATCGGCGAACCGTTGCAGGTGCTCGCGGACTTCGGCTTCTTCAAACCGCAACTACCCGAGCGGCTGCTGCGGCCGGACCTCGGCGGCGGCGCGCTACTCGATCTCGGCATCTACCCGGCGACCTTCGCGTACATGGTGCTGGGCAAGCCCGAGGCGATGACGGCGATGGCCCAGCTGAGCGACGAGGGTGTGGATCTGGTCACATCGATGATCTGGAAATACCCGGCCGCGATGGCCTCGCTGACCTGCGGGATGACCGCGCAACTGCCCTGGATCGCCTCCGTGAGTGGGGCTGAGGGCAGTCTGATGCTGCCGGGACGCTGGCATCACCCGGACCACTACGTGCGCCGTACGGCGGCGGGTGACGAGCAGATCGCCGTACCGAAGAGTGGACTTGGGTACCACTACGAGGCAGCCGAGGTGATGAGATCGCTACGGGCCGGGTTGTTCGAATGCCCGGCGTTCCCGCACGACGAGACCATCGACATCCTCGAACTGCTCGACGAGGCCCGCAGACAGACCGGGGTCGTTTACCCCGGCGACGACGAATATCTGGGTGGATGA
- a CDS encoding alpha,alpha-trehalose-phosphate synthase (UDP-forming): MDTGRSDFVVVANRLPVDRVETPEGGTSWRRSPGGLVTALAPVMQRHQGAWIGWSGAADEKLDPFDTEGMHLVPVMLSAEEIVLYYEGFSNATLWPLYHDVIAPPEFHREWWEAYVAVNRRFAEAAADAAADNAVVWVHDYQLQLVPAMLRRLRPDVRIGFFLHIPFPPTELFAQMPWRRQILDGLMGADLVGFQRPGAASNFARLARNRMGLRTRGDRIHLPDDRIVRAKSFPISIDVGELEELARKPETLARAQEIRDEVGNPEHILLGIDRLDYTKGIRQRIRAFGELLDEKRVSVDDAVFVQVATPSRERVEQYRVLRDDIELLVGRINGEHGRIGTPAINYLHTSFARNEMAALYRAADVAVVTPLRDGMNLVAKEYVACRYDDTGALVLSEFAGAADEFRQAFLVNPHDINGMKDTIVEAMHTDDRQLGRRMKAMRKHLASHDVNVWAAAFLKALHAEE, encoded by the coding sequence ATGGACACCGGCCGTAGCGATTTCGTGGTGGTGGCCAACCGGCTGCCCGTTGACCGAGTCGAGACACCGGAAGGAGGCACCTCCTGGCGGCGGAGCCCCGGCGGCCTGGTCACCGCGCTCGCTCCAGTGATGCAGCGCCACCAGGGCGCGTGGATCGGCTGGTCCGGCGCAGCCGACGAGAAGCTGGACCCGTTCGACACCGAGGGCATGCACCTAGTGCCGGTGATGCTGTCCGCCGAGGAGATCGTTCTTTACTACGAAGGCTTCTCCAACGCGACGCTCTGGCCGCTCTACCACGACGTGATCGCACCACCCGAGTTCCACCGCGAATGGTGGGAGGCGTACGTCGCGGTCAACCGCCGCTTCGCCGAGGCCGCCGCCGACGCGGCCGCCGACAACGCCGTGGTCTGGGTGCACGACTACCAGCTGCAACTGGTGCCCGCGATGCTGCGGCGGTTGCGGCCGGACGTGCGGATCGGGTTCTTCCTGCACATCCCGTTCCCGCCGACCGAGCTGTTCGCGCAGATGCCGTGGCGCCGGCAGATCCTCGACGGGCTGATGGGCGCGGACCTGGTCGGCTTCCAAAGACCCGGGGCTGCGTCGAACTTCGCCCGGCTGGCTCGTAATCGGATGGGCCTGCGGACTCGCGGCGATCGCATCCACTTGCCCGACGATCGGATCGTGCGGGCCAAGTCGTTCCCGATCTCCATCGACGTCGGCGAACTCGAGGAGCTCGCGCGCAAGCCCGAGACGCTGGCCCGCGCGCAGGAGATCCGGGATGAGGTCGGCAATCCGGAGCACATCCTGCTTGGGATTGACCGGCTCGACTACACGAAGGGCATTCGGCAGCGGATCCGGGCTTTTGGGGAGTTGCTGGACGAGAAGCGCGTGTCTGTTGACGACGCTGTTTTCGTTCAGGTCGCTACGCCTAGTCGTGAGCGGGTCGAGCAGTATCGGGTGTTGCGTGACGACATTGAGTTGCTGGTGGGGCGGATCAATGGTGAGCATGGGCGGATTGGTACGCCTGCGATCAACTACTTGCATACGTCCTTTGCGCGCAACGAGATGGCGGCGTTGTATCGGGCTGCTGACGTGGCCGTAGTTACGCCGTTGCGTGATGGGATGAACTTGGTCGCTAAGGAATATGTCGCTTGTCGGTACGACGACACGGGGGCGCTGGTGTTGAGCGAGTTCGCCGGGGCGGCGGATGAGTTCCGGCAGGCGTTCTTGGTGAACCCGCATGACATCAACGGGATGAAGGACACGATCGTTGAGGCCATGCATACGGATGATCGGCAGCTTGGGCGCCGGATGAAGGCGATGCGCAAACACCTGGCCTCCCATGACGTGAACGTCTGGGCCGCTGCCTTCCTCAAGGCTCTCCATGCAGAGGAGTGA
- a CDS encoding FGGY family carbohydrate kinase has translation MQRSDSESGGSILAIDLGTSSARALVLDSSATPVPGALARHKVQTAYGAQGEATLDLDGYVDGLLACIDELHAGGHLEDIQHIVLSSQWHSIVALDNFGKPLTPVIPWVDTRSIPPTLPASFDERAFHARTGAWLHRLYWSRRIPWLRSVLGSSVTAFAGLPDLVLERLTGERLTSVSVASGTGVLELATGGYDAEALAIAGVSASQLPPIVPSRWTGRLSPSYALRWPSLVAVPVHPPTGDGAASNVGTGGYDVSTAAVTIGTSAAVRVVHPIADAPELPWELWRYRVDDERAVTGMAFSAAGNMHAWLTGVLDLESPEPEGVEVGSSRVIAIPFQAGTRPPETVAGGSGVYFGLSFDDTAADLLAASLQGASLEIDRGLRMLDSLFGRELEVVLGGGGIHASSWWRRCLTATFGREAEVCSEAEVGARGAAAVALGLSPSAGGERLTPDPADAARVASLRPRYAALRSLAVDASSV, from the coding sequence ATGCAGAGGAGTGACTCGGAGTCTGGTGGATCTATCCTCGCGATTGACCTTGGTACGTCGTCTGCGCGGGCTTTGGTTTTGGATTCTTCCGCGACACCAGTCCCAGGTGCGCTCGCGCGGCACAAGGTGCAGACGGCGTACGGCGCTCAGGGCGAGGCCACCCTCGATCTCGACGGGTACGTCGACGGGCTGCTCGCGTGCATCGACGAACTCCACGCGGGCGGTCATCTCGAAGACATCCAGCACATCGTGTTGTCGTCGCAGTGGCACTCGATCGTTGCCCTCGACAACTTTGGCAAGCCGCTTACGCCAGTCATTCCCTGGGTCGATACTCGGTCGATCCCGCCGACCCTGCCTGCGTCTTTCGACGAGCGGGCTTTCCACGCTCGTACGGGCGCCTGGTTGCACCGGCTCTACTGGTCGCGTCGAATTCCCTGGCTCCGCTCAGTTCTCGGTTCGTCGGTCACGGCCTTCGCGGGTCTACCCGATCTCGTGCTGGAACGTCTCACTGGAGAGCGTCTAACGTCGGTATCGGTAGCCTCCGGCACTGGTGTTCTGGAGCTTGCCACTGGCGGGTACGACGCTGAGGCCCTTGCAATTGCAGGGGTTTCGGCCTCGCAGCTCCCGCCGATCGTTCCATCGCGTTGGACTGGGCGGCTCTCGCCGTCGTACGCCTTGCGCTGGCCGTCGCTGGTCGCCGTACCAGTGCATCCGCCGACTGGGGATGGGGCCGCGTCGAACGTTGGCACGGGTGGGTACGACGTGTCGACGGCTGCGGTGACTATTGGTACGTCGGCCGCGGTGCGGGTGGTGCATCCGATCGCCGATGCGCCGGAATTGCCGTGGGAGTTGTGGCGGTATCGCGTGGATGACGAGCGCGCGGTGACGGGGATGGCGTTCTCGGCGGCTGGGAATATGCATGCCTGGCTGACTGGCGTGCTCGATTTGGAGTCGCCTGAGCCGGAAGGTGTGGAGGTCGGGTCGTCGCGGGTGATCGCGATTCCCTTCCAGGCTGGGACTCGGCCGCCGGAGACTGTGGCTGGTGGGTCTGGGGTTTATTTCGGGTTGTCGTTTGATGACACGGCGGCGGATTTGCTGGCGGCGTCGCTGCAAGGGGCGTCGTTGGAGATCGATCGTGGGTTGCGGATGCTCGATTCGCTGTTTGGGCGAGAGCTTGAGGTTGTGTTGGGTGGTGGGGGTATCCATGCGTCCTCTTGGTGGCGGCGCTGCTTGACGGCGACGTTTGGGCGTGAGGCCGAGGTCTGCTCGGAGGCGGAGGTCGGGGCGCGTGGGGCTGCCGCAGTTGCGCTCGGGTTGTCGCCTAGCGCCGGCGGCGAACGCCTGACACCTGATCCCGCCGACGCTGCACGCGTGGCATCCCTTCGGCCTCGTTATGCCGCTCTTCGCTCTCTCGCTGTGGACGCCTCGTCGGTCTGA
- a CDS encoding IS4 family transposase — protein MAEGAFAPGHLGELTQFIPFEMVDEALAQTGRTQARVRDLPARVVVYLVLAGCLFSDRGYGQVWHRLVAGLHGLTVATPTAAALTHARRRLGAAPLKALFDLLRGPSAPIAAAGVRWRGLLVTAIDGTTMTVPDTATNLGVFTKQTGSHGGSGYPLLRLMVVVCCGTRTIIDAAFGSALIGETRYAPPLLARSLRRGMIVLADRNFAARQVITAITDAGADLLIRCKDNRKLPVLQRHRDGSYLSMWDTTPVRVIEAEVTIATSNGRRTGTYRLVTTLLDPGNHPAIDLVKLYHQRWEIESAYLAIKSTILGGHVLRARTPEGITQEVYALLITYQVLRQAMTDATDTQPGTDPDRASFTIALNAARDQLIQATGVIAGTVIDLVGHIGRLVLANLLPPRRTRLGPRTVKRSTSKYPAKGPNTNRTTYQATINIDILTPPP, from the coding sequence GTGGCTGAGGGTGCGTTCGCGCCTGGTCATCTGGGCGAGTTGACCCAGTTCATTCCGTTCGAGATGGTCGATGAGGCTCTCGCCCAGACTGGCAGGACGCAGGCCCGGGTGCGTGATCTGCCGGCCCGGGTGGTGGTGTATCTGGTCTTGGCGGGGTGCCTGTTCAGCGATCGTGGCTATGGCCAGGTGTGGCACCGGCTGGTGGCCGGGCTGCACGGCCTGACCGTCGCGACACCCACCGCGGCCGCGTTGACCCATGCCCGGCGGCGACTCGGTGCTGCACCGTTGAAGGCCTTGTTCGACCTGCTCCGTGGCCCGTCCGCGCCGATCGCCGCTGCCGGGGTGCGGTGGCGGGGACTGCTGGTCACCGCGATCGACGGCACCACGATGACCGTGCCGGACACCGCCACCAATCTGGGCGTGTTCACCAAACAGACCGGCAGCCACGGCGGATCGGGCTATCCGCTGTTACGGCTGATGGTCGTAGTGTGTTGCGGCACCCGCACCATCATCGACGCGGCCTTCGGGTCAGCTCTGATCGGGGAAACCCGCTATGCGCCGCCGCTACTGGCCCGCAGCCTGCGCCGCGGGATGATCGTGCTGGCCGACCGGAACTTCGCCGCCCGGCAGGTCATCACCGCGATCACAGACGCCGGCGCCGACCTGCTGATCCGCTGCAAAGACAACCGCAAACTCCCTGTTCTGCAGCGCCACCGCGATGGCTCCTACCTGTCGATGTGGGATACGACTCCAGTCCGTGTGATCGAGGCCGAGGTCACCATCGCCACCAGCAACGGCCGACGCACCGGCACCTACCGGCTCGTCACCACCCTGCTCGACCCCGGCAACCACCCGGCCATCGACCTGGTCAAGCTCTACCACCAGCGCTGGGAAATCGAGTCGGCCTACCTGGCGATCAAATCGACCATCCTCGGCGGACACGTCCTGCGCGCCCGCACCCCTGAAGGCATCACCCAAGAGGTCTACGCACTCCTGATCACCTACCAGGTCCTGCGCCAAGCCATGACCGACGCCACCGACACCCAACCCGGCACCGACCCCGACCGGGCCAGCTTCACCATCGCCCTCAACGCCGCCCGCGACCAACTCATCCAAGCCACCGGCGTCATCGCCGGCACCGTAATCGACCTCGTCGGCCACATCGGCCGACTCGTCCTGGCCAACCTGCTACCCCCACGCCGAACCCGCCTCGGCCCCCGCACCGTCAAACGATCCACCTCCAAATACCCCGCCAAAGGACCCAACACCAACCGCACCACCTACCAAGCCACCATCAACATCGACATCCTCACTCCACCGCCCTGA
- a CDS encoding sensor histidine kinase gives MGALSLRPGRHWPEMPWQRWIARHPVAADVLLAGFVLFVILLEPRHGLGYPDSAAAIGLDVGAAGALVVRRRLPFPVLIATTGCALAYVVVEGVKSPIGVTIAVAMYTLVVTSRHRVARRVVTVVVMVVMIGATTIFTDGNLLENLSVSVLTLLGAAMGEAVLYRRAYEAELAESLQRAEARREEEARGRIIQERLRLAHELHDVIAHHIALMNVQAGVASHFLRDEPEEAERALAEVRNGGRTVLAELTILLGVLRRSEDHQLPTAPMPTLQELGSLIDSFRAAGLQVEWTPQEDLQPLPELVELTAYRVVQESLTNVVKHAPGATARVELNHHRNALTLTVTNTSSTTPPSNTSNGTGHGLLGMRERVQAVGGQVSAEPTSTGGFQVNAVLPTSDEQGDTRVDPGAAGRRPDADPPGFSRARGFCP, from the coding sequence ATGGGCGCTTTGTCACTACGACCGGGCCGGCATTGGCCCGAGATGCCGTGGCAGCGGTGGATCGCCCGGCATCCGGTGGCGGCGGACGTTCTGCTGGCGGGCTTCGTACTGTTCGTCATCCTGCTCGAACCCCGGCACGGGCTCGGATATCCCGACAGCGCGGCCGCGATTGGGCTGGACGTGGGCGCGGCGGGTGCGCTGGTGGTGCGGCGGAGGTTGCCGTTTCCGGTGCTGATCGCGACGACTGGGTGTGCGTTGGCGTACGTCGTGGTCGAAGGGGTTAAGAGTCCGATCGGTGTGACCATCGCGGTCGCGATGTACACGTTGGTGGTCACGTCTAGGCACCGAGTGGCTCGCAGGGTCGTGACAGTGGTGGTCATGGTGGTGATGATCGGGGCCACCACGATTTTCACCGACGGCAACTTGCTCGAGAACCTGAGCGTCTCCGTGCTGACCCTGCTGGGCGCGGCGATGGGCGAGGCCGTGTTGTACCGGCGGGCGTACGAGGCGGAGCTGGCGGAGAGCCTGCAGCGGGCCGAGGCGCGGCGGGAGGAAGAGGCGCGCGGCCGGATCATCCAGGAACGTCTGCGCCTGGCCCACGAGCTGCACGACGTCATCGCTCATCACATCGCGTTGATGAACGTCCAGGCGGGAGTCGCCTCGCACTTCCTGCGGGATGAGCCGGAGGAAGCCGAGCGAGCGCTGGCAGAAGTCCGCAATGGCGGCCGTACCGTCCTGGCCGAGCTGACGATCCTCCTAGGCGTACTGCGCAGGTCTGAGGACCACCAACTGCCGACGGCGCCTATGCCGACACTGCAGGAGCTAGGTTCCCTGATCGACTCGTTCCGAGCTGCAGGTCTACAAGTCGAGTGGACGCCCCAGGAAGACTTACAGCCGCTACCGGAACTTGTAGAGCTCACCGCCTACAGAGTGGTCCAGGAATCCCTCACGAACGTGGTCAAACATGCACCCGGCGCCACCGCCCGGGTCGAGTTGAACCACCACAGGAACGCCCTGACCCTCACAGTCACCAACACCAGCAGTACGACGCCCCCGAGCAACACCTCGAACGGAACCGGCCACGGCCTCCTCGGTATGCGCGAGCGCGTACAGGCTGTCGGAGGTCAAGTAAGCGCCGAGCCGACCTCTACCGGCGGATTCCAGGTCAACGCCGTACTTCCCACAAGCGATGAGCAAGGAGATACACGTGTCGATCCGGGTGCTGCTGGCCGACGACCAGACGCTGATCCGCCGGGGTTTTCGCGTGCTCGTGGATTCTGCCCCTGA